In the Natronolimnobius baerhuensis genome, one interval contains:
- a CDS encoding outer membrane protein assembly factor BamB family protein produces MPSRRQVIASGGLTAAALAGAYRSFDGPVEPSSVATASVEWPMARADGAGSGYNPDASGPTDEAAIRWVEEIDGLRYPSSPILVGDTLFVVGRDRVAALERESGDVRFTRRGSYQSSPAPARASAYRSDTFAVAGEGGIYGLNAAGGYELFGRSIGVERWHAPDRKPNRRISAPPYRPPPVAIGDTIYAIVPETNRVVALEANSGRVDWSHEIGDERSSQPTRPVVSDETVYVASGPTTVVALERASGARRWSVELEYRDDELLYGSVLSATATSEGVLVPRRQAISLLDPADGSVRWEYVHEGSVLADPITGAAAVADGRVFVTDGETALHALDLETGEREWRYEYGLQVNPVVADGVVYLSYDWLDELLAIDAETGDQRWRYEFGFDRTVGYSSPIVGDGVVYVAGPNRVIALEEATEGEDE; encoded by the coding sequence ATGCCCTCCAGACGGCAGGTTATCGCCAGCGGTGGCCTCACGGCGGCGGCTCTCGCCGGCGCGTATCGCTCGTTCGATGGCCCCGTCGAGCCCTCGAGTGTGGCGACTGCGTCGGTCGAGTGGCCGATGGCTCGCGCCGACGGCGCTGGGTCCGGGTACAACCCTGATGCGTCGGGGCCGACGGACGAGGCAGCTATCCGCTGGGTGGAAGAAATCGACGGACTCCGATACCCATCGTCGCCGATTCTGGTCGGCGACACGCTGTTCGTGGTCGGACGCGACAGGGTTGCTGCACTCGAGCGCGAAAGCGGTGACGTTCGATTTACGCGCCGGGGATCGTACCAGTCGTCGCCAGCCCCCGCGAGGGCGAGCGCCTACAGATCGGATACGTTCGCTGTCGCAGGCGAGGGCGGGATCTACGGCCTGAACGCAGCAGGTGGCTACGAGCTGTTCGGACGGTCCATCGGTGTCGAGCGCTGGCACGCACCCGACCGGAAGCCGAACAGACGAATATCGGCCCCACCCTACAGGCCACCGCCGGTTGCAATCGGCGACACGATCTACGCCATCGTCCCGGAGACGAATCGCGTCGTCGCCCTCGAGGCGAACAGCGGCCGCGTCGACTGGAGTCACGAGATCGGCGACGAACGCTCGAGTCAGCCGACGCGGCCGGTTGTCTCCGACGAGACGGTCTACGTCGCGAGCGGGCCCACGACCGTCGTTGCACTCGAGCGAGCGAGTGGTGCCCGTCGCTGGAGCGTCGAACTCGAGTACAGAGACGACGAGTTGCTCTACGGAAGCGTCCTCAGCGCGACGGCGACGAGCGAGGGAGTACTCGTCCCGCGCCGACAGGCAATTTCGCTCCTCGATCCGGCAGATGGCAGCGTCAGGTGGGAGTACGTCCACGAGGGATCCGTACTCGCTGATCCGATCACAGGTGCGGCCGCCGTCGCCGACGGCCGGGTGTTCGTTACGGACGGCGAAACGGCGCTGCACGCGCTCGATCTCGAGACTGGCGAACGCGAGTGGCGATACGAGTACGGCCTGCAGGTGAATCCAGTGGTCGCCGACGGCGTCGTCTATCTCAGCTATGATTGGCTCGACGAACTGCTCGCAATCGATGCCGAGACCGGTGACCAGCGATGGCGCTACGAATTCGGCTTCGACCGGACAGTGGGCTACTCGAGTCCAATCGTCGGTGACGGCGTGGTGTACGTCGCCGGCCCGAATCGCGTCATTGCACTCGAGGAGGCAACGGAGGGCGAAGACGAATGA
- a CDS encoding 30S ribosomal protein S24e: protein MDVDIVSESENPMLHRTDVTFELTHEDATPERLQVRDSLAAKLNKNADEVVIRSLKTKFGMRKTVGQAKVYDTADHARDVEQDHMLERNKIGAADDADADAEAEEA, encoded by the coding sequence ATGGACGTCGACATCGTTTCCGAATCAGAGAACCCCATGTTGCATCGAACGGACGTTACCTTCGAACTAACCCACGAAGACGCCACGCCAGAGCGTCTGCAGGTCCGAGACAGCCTCGCAGCAAAACTCAACAAGAACGCTGACGAAGTCGTCATCCGCAGCCTCAAGACCAAATTCGGCATGCGCAAAACCGTCGGGCAGGCCAAGGTCTACGACACCGCAGACCACGCCCGCGACGTCGAGCAAGACCACATGCTCGAGCGAAACAAGATCGGTGCTGCCGACGACGCAGATGCAGACGCCGAAGCGGAGGAGGCCTAA
- a CDS encoding 30S ribosomal protein S27ae, whose amino-acid sequence MARHELYNDDGSTDREQCPRCGDSYLADHGDRKHCGKCSYTEWE is encoded by the coding sequence ATGGCACGTCACGAACTCTACAACGACGACGGGAGCACGGACCGCGAACAGTGCCCACGCTGCGGTGACTCGTACCTTGCCGACCACGGCGACCGCAAACACTGCGGGAAGTGCAGCTACACCGAGTGGGAGTAA
- a CDS encoding bifunctional N(6)-L-threonylcarbamoyladenine synthase/serine/threonine protein kinase, translated as MSSDTRVLGIEGTAWAASAAVYDVESDDVFIESDAYQPESGGIHPREAAEHMHEAIPQVVESALEYARETTERPANESPVDAVAFARGPGLGPCLRIVGTAARALAQTLEVPLVGVNHMVAHLEIGRHASGFDSPVCLNASGANAHLLAYRNGRYQVLGETMDTGVGNSIDKFTRHVGWSHPGGPKVEDAAKDGEYVDLPYVVKGMDFSFSGIMSAAKQAYDDGVPVEDICYSLQETIFSMLTEVSERALSLTGSDELVLGGGVGQNARLREMLAEMCAQRGADFHAPEPRFLRDNAGMIAVLGAKMYDAGDTLALEDSRVDPNFRPDQVPVTWRTDEPDLTLGREERPGTVQGAEALVTLDPDAGRVTKRRQVKSYRHPQLDERLRTERTRLEARLTSLARQEGVPTPVLSDVDATEARLELEYVGECDLRERLTPATVRDAGRHLARIHTAGFVHGDPTTRNVRVGSERTYLIDFGLGYHTDHVEDYAMDLHVFDQSLVGTADDPAPLREAVREGYLEVGEERVLERLADVEGRGRYVEDS; from the coding sequence GTGAGTTCTGACACCCGCGTTCTCGGCATCGAAGGCACGGCTTGGGCAGCCAGCGCAGCCGTCTACGACGTCGAAAGCGACGACGTATTTATCGAGAGCGACGCCTACCAACCCGAAAGCGGCGGCATTCACCCGCGCGAGGCCGCCGAGCACATGCACGAGGCAATTCCGCAGGTCGTCGAATCCGCCCTCGAGTACGCTCGCGAGACCACTGAGCGGCCCGCCAATGAGTCGCCCGTCGATGCCGTCGCCTTTGCTCGTGGCCCCGGTCTTGGCCCCTGCCTGCGCATCGTCGGCACGGCTGCTCGAGCACTCGCACAGACGCTCGAGGTCCCTCTCGTCGGCGTCAATCACATGGTCGCCCACCTCGAGATCGGCCGTCACGCGTCGGGATTCGACTCACCCGTATGCTTGAACGCGAGCGGGGCGAACGCCCACCTGCTGGCCTACCGCAACGGCCGGTATCAGGTCCTCGGCGAGACGATGGACACCGGCGTCGGCAACTCGATTGATAAGTTCACGCGCCACGTCGGCTGGTCTCATCCCGGCGGGCCGAAAGTCGAGGACGCGGCGAAAGACGGCGAGTACGTCGATCTGCCCTACGTCGTCAAAGGAATGGACTTCTCGTTTTCGGGGATTATGAGCGCGGCGAAACAAGCATACGACGATGGCGTTCCCGTCGAGGACATCTGCTACTCCTTGCAGGAGACAATCTTCAGCATGCTCACGGAGGTCTCCGAACGCGCGCTCTCGCTAACCGGCAGCGACGAACTCGTTCTCGGCGGCGGCGTCGGCCAGAACGCCCGGCTCAGGGAGATGCTCGCAGAGATGTGCGCTCAGCGCGGAGCCGACTTCCACGCGCCCGAACCGCGATTCCTGCGCGACAACGCGGGCATGATCGCCGTCTTGGGTGCCAAAATGTATGACGCGGGCGATACGCTCGCACTCGAGGACTCGCGTGTCGATCCGAACTTCCGACCGGATCAGGTGCCGGTAACCTGGAGAACCGACGAACCGGATCTCACCCTCGGCCGCGAGGAACGTCCGGGAACGGTCCAGGGTGCTGAAGCCCTCGTCACCCTCGACCCCGACGCCGGCCGCGTCACGAAACGTCGCCAGGTAAAGAGCTACCGCCATCCCCAACTCGACGAGCGCCTGCGAACCGAACGCACGCGACTCGAGGCCCGACTCACGTCGCTTGCGCGCCAGGAAGGTGTACCAACGCCGGTGCTCTCGGACGTAGATGCGACGGAGGCCCGACTCGAACTCGAGTACGTCGGCGAGTGTGACCTTCGCGAGCGGTTGACGCCCGCGACAGTTCGCGATGCTGGGCGGCATCTCGCTCGCATCCACACCGCCGGCTTCGTTCATGGCGATCCGACGACGCGAAATGTTCGAGTCGGGTCAGAGCGAACGTACCTCATCGACTTCGGCCTCGGCTATCACACCGATCACGTCGAGGATTACGCAATGGACCTGCACGTCTTCGACCAAAGTCTCGTCGGCACCGCGGACGACCCTGCCCCCTTGCGCGAGGCGGTTCGCGAGGGCTATCTCGAGGTCGGCGAGGAACGCGTTCTCGAGCGCCTTGCGGACGTTGAGGGACGGGGTCGGTACGTCGAAGACAGCTGA
- a CDS encoding YgaP-like transmembrane domain: MNRNVGRLDRIARGVFGIWLLVVATSAYQDNKYERAAIAGIAGAGLLPNVLFGYCGGNDLFGIDTTAGSRDSE, translated from the coding sequence ATGAACCGAAACGTTGGCAGACTCGATCGCATCGCACGCGGTGTCTTCGGAATCTGGCTGCTCGTCGTCGCGACATCGGCGTATCAAGACAACAAGTACGAGCGCGCAGCGATTGCTGGAATCGCCGGCGCTGGATTGCTCCCGAACGTCCTGTTTGGCTACTGTGGTGGCAACGACCTGTTTGGCATCGATACGACGGCGGGCTCTCGTGACTCGGAGTGA
- a CDS encoding helix-turn-helix domain-containing protein: MKRVRITLRPTGAYAPPIYELLAGDADYLEQTHIVNWNVATPPTTFLLWLRGDYRRFGDVLETHETVHDYEILPLSARECHCFFQGEVATAARALFKNFTQGSLMTVPPIECNDDGSNTFTLIGSDTDIQAAVDGVPDGVSVTVDAVGGAGVAPERVLDRLAPRQREAIKIALERGYYDAPRRATIDEIAEELECATATAAEHLQKGESVVIAALFDG, from the coding sequence ATGAAACGCGTTCGTATCACACTTCGACCGACTGGCGCGTACGCACCGCCGATCTACGAACTCCTCGCGGGCGATGCCGACTACCTCGAACAGACCCACATCGTCAACTGGAACGTAGCGACCCCGCCGACGACGTTTTTGCTGTGGCTTCGTGGCGACTATCGGCGGTTCGGCGACGTCCTCGAGACCCACGAGACCGTTCACGACTACGAGATTCTCCCACTCTCGGCGCGGGAGTGTCACTGCTTCTTCCAAGGGGAAGTTGCCACGGCTGCGCGAGCTCTGTTCAAGAACTTTACGCAGGGGAGTCTCATGACGGTGCCACCGATTGAGTGCAACGACGACGGGAGCAACACGTTCACACTCATCGGCTCGGACACGGACATCCAGGCCGCAGTTGATGGGGTGCCCGACGGCGTCAGCGTGACGGTCGACGCCGTCGGCGGCGCAGGAGTCGCGCCCGAACGCGTGCTCGACCGTCTCGCGCCGCGCCAACGAGAGGCGATCAAAATTGCACTCGAGCGCGGGTACTACGACGCGCCCCGCCGAGCCACGATCGACGAAATCGCCGAGGAACTGGAGTGTGCAACCGCGACCGCAGCAGAGCACCTCCAGAAAGGCGAATCTGTTGTGATCGCTGCGCTGTTCGACGGCTAA
- a CDS encoding YqjF family protein, producing the protein MVFPLEMGWRHLLFQNWPVDETVLEAHLPDMLAVDTYDGSGWLSIIPFTNVDVRPRRVPRRLGIPLPEINVRTYVTRDGEPAVYFFSLDAQGIASVLGARAFHHLPYYYARISLESTGNQIRFESRRRHPGDRPGVYEATYRPTGESFSAVEDPLAQFLVERYRFYTEAPDGSLRYTDVAHEPWTLYPATATVERNTLLAANGFARPESEPTYYYSPGLEVVAETSQRCRP; encoded by the coding sequence ATGGTCTTCCCTCTCGAGATGGGCTGGCGTCACCTCCTATTTCAGAATTGGCCGGTCGACGAAACTGTGCTCGAGGCACACCTTCCCGACATGCTCGCTGTCGATACGTACGACGGGTCGGGCTGGCTGTCGATTATTCCGTTTACTAACGTCGACGTGCGGCCCCGCCGTGTCCCGAGACGACTGGGGATCCCCCTGCCGGAGATCAACGTTCGGACGTACGTCACTCGCGATGGCGAACCGGCGGTCTACTTCTTCAGCCTCGACGCACAGGGCATCGCGAGCGTACTCGGCGCTCGAGCATTCCACCACCTTCCGTACTACTACGCGCGTATCTCGCTCGAGTCGACGGGCAATCAGATCCGGTTCGAAAGCCGACGGCGACATCCCGGCGATCGACCTGGCGTTTACGAGGCCACCTATCGGCCGACAGGTGAATCTTTCTCTGCAGTCGAGGACCCGCTCGCCCAGTTTCTCGTCGAACGCTACCGGTTCTACACGGAGGCACCGGACGGCTCGCTCCGCTACACCGACGTTGCCCACGAGCCGTGGACGCTGTATCCGGCGACCGCGACCGTCGAGCGGAACACGCTGTTAGCAGCGAACGGGTTCGCGCGGCCGGAGTCAGAGCCTACCTACTACTACAGTCCGGGGCTCGAGGTCGTCGCCGAGACGAGCCAGCGGTGTAGGCCGTAG
- a CDS encoding DUF5808 domain-containing protein yields the protein MADKPTAGEILGVPYNFERPSISRMLSAHWEPGEGMLVEKPFGIGYTLNLANWRSWLVLAVAGILLWQQEQSSASAENTETEDEPVEVIVDDE from the coding sequence ATGGCAGACAAACCGACCGCCGGAGAGATCCTCGGTGTGCCGTATAATTTCGAACGCCCAAGCATCAGCCGCATGCTGTCGGCCCACTGGGAGCCCGGTGAAGGGATGCTCGTCGAGAAACCGTTCGGCATCGGCTACACGCTGAATCTGGCGAACTGGCGCTCGTGGCTCGTCCTCGCCGTCGCCGGTATCCTCCTCTGGCAGCAAGAACAAAGTTCGGCCAGCGCTGAGAATACTGAGACCGAAGACGAACCGGTCGAAGTCATCGTCGACGACGAGTAA
- a CDS encoding DUF4177 domain-containing protein produces MGADRGTVWEYETVRPPREATMREASDPTKKLNELGADGWELVTTVEYTGGGTKYLVFKRPASGETDE; encoded by the coding sequence ATGGGAGCTGATCGTGGCACCGTCTGGGAGTACGAGACGGTTCGCCCACCTCGTGAGGCGACGATGCGGGAGGCGAGTGATCCGACGAAAAAACTGAACGAACTCGGCGCGGATGGGTGGGAACTGGTCACGACGGTGGAGTACACCGGTGGTGGAACCAAGTATCTCGTGTTCAAACGGCCAGCGAGCGGTGAGACCGATGAGTGA
- a CDS encoding Gfo/Idh/MocA family protein, with product MRSKTVRLGVVGLGFMGQTHATNATELGHEVVAGADIVPETREKFAQSYGATTYEDFASMYDGEDLDAVAVSTPNAFHEDAVVAALERGYDVLCEKPLANDLASAERIAAAASASDGFCMVNFHNRVSTATEVFKEYQRAGHFGDITHVDANYVRRRGIPGVGSWFTEKELSGGGAVVDIGVHAIDFALYLMDYPAVEDVFAVTRTEFGHRDDYVDPGDWYDETDDAVFDVEDSATAMIRCADDRTISLEVTWAANQPDTQAFVARGTEAGAALDLGGEELTMFQSGTQGTDHTLDVTLADGALERTGWAGSDERFLEAVAAGEAPELNTVEQGLTVQRVIDAIYRSAEAGESVALE from the coding sequence ATGCGTTCTAAGACAGTCAGACTCGGTGTCGTCGGCCTCGGATTTATGGGCCAGACCCACGCAACGAACGCCACGGAACTCGGCCACGAGGTCGTCGCCGGTGCAGATATCGTCCCCGAAACGCGCGAGAAGTTCGCCCAGTCCTACGGCGCGACGACCTACGAGGACTTTGCGTCGATGTACGACGGCGAGGACCTCGACGCAGTCGCTGTCTCGACGCCGAACGCGTTCCACGAGGACGCTGTCGTCGCCGCCCTCGAGCGAGGCTACGACGTGCTCTGTGAGAAGCCACTCGCGAACGACCTCGCAAGCGCCGAGCGGATCGCCGCGGCGGCTTCGGCTTCGGACGGGTTCTGCATGGTAAACTTCCACAACCGCGTCTCGACCGCCACGGAAGTGTTCAAAGAGTACCAGCGAGCGGGCCACTTCGGCGACATTACCCACGTCGACGCGAACTACGTCCGCCGCCGAGGAATCCCGGGTGTCGGCTCGTGGTTCACCGAAAAAGAACTGTCCGGTGGCGGCGCAGTCGTCGACATCGGCGTCCACGCCATCGACTTCGCGCTGTATCTCATGGACTACCCCGCCGTCGAGGACGTCTTCGCCGTCACGCGAACCGAGTTCGGCCACCGCGACGACTACGTCGACCCCGGCGACTGGTACGACGAAACCGACGACGCCGTTTTCGACGTCGAAGACTCCGCAACCGCAATGATCCGCTGTGCAGACGACCGAACGATTTCGCTCGAGGTCACCTGGGCTGCAAACCAACCCGACACACAGGCGTTCGTCGCCCGCGGCACTGAGGCTGGCGCGGCGCTCGATCTCGGCGGCGAGGAGTTGACGATGTTCCAGAGCGGAACGCAGGGCACAGACCACACGCTCGACGTGACGCTCGCCGACGGCGCACTCGAGCGCACCGGCTGGGCCGGCAGCGACGAGCGCTTCCTCGAGGCCGTCGCCGCGGGCGAGGCCCCCGAACTGAACACCGTCGAACAGGGGCTGACCGTCCAGCGCGTCATCGATGCGATCTATCGCTCCGCCGAAGCGGGCGAGTCGGTTGCACTCGAGTGA
- a CDS encoding XTP/dITP diphosphatase: protein MSVRFVTGNEGKAREAQTYLEGITSVEQIEYDYTEIQSDSLEEIAAHGAREAYEELGATDPVLVGDAGLFVDALEGFPGPYSAYVEDTVGLERLWRLVSEEENNRAHFKTVLAFADGERTETFEGRVSGTIVAPRGEGGFGYDPIFEYNGQTFAEMSTEEKNAISHRGRALAEFSEWLAAQE from the coding sequence ATGTCTGTCCGCTTTGTCACCGGGAACGAGGGGAAAGCACGCGAGGCCCAGACCTATCTCGAGGGCATCACGAGCGTCGAACAAATCGAGTACGATTACACCGAAATCCAGAGTGACTCGCTCGAGGAAATTGCCGCCCACGGCGCGCGCGAGGCCTACGAGGAACTGGGCGCGACAGACCCCGTCCTCGTCGGCGACGCCGGCCTGTTCGTCGACGCACTCGAGGGATTCCCCGGTCCCTACTCGGCCTATGTTGAGGATACAGTCGGCCTCGAGCGCCTCTGGCGACTGGTCAGCGAGGAGGAGAACAATCGCGCCCACTTCAAGACAGTGCTCGCGTTCGCTGACGGCGAGCGAACGGAGACCTTCGAGGGCCGCGTTAGCGGGACGATTGTTGCCCCGCGCGGCGAAGGCGGGTTCGGCTACGATCCGATCTTCGAGTACAACGGCCAGACGTTCGCGGAAATGAGCACCGAGGAGAAAAACGCGATTTCACACCGTGGCCGTGCACTCGCTGAGTTTTCGGAGTGGCTCGCGGCGCAGGAGTAA
- a CDS encoding ArsR/SmtB family transcription factor: protein MTNDTNMPDTLEDACQTLEQLYDGTDSDPIAGLEERRPADDAVGTQATVFGALANEHRVRLLEALRDGELCACELQVVLEAPQSTVATHLRTLREVGLVKTRKKGKWTYYRVADTAVFELLDIAAAVDVPTDA, encoded by the coding sequence ATGACGAATGACACTAACATGCCCGACACGCTCGAGGATGCGTGCCAAACCCTCGAGCAACTGTACGACGGTACTGATTCGGACCCAATCGCGGGCCTCGAGGAACGACGACCGGCTGATGACGCGGTTGGGACGCAAGCGACCGTTTTCGGCGCGCTTGCGAACGAGCATCGCGTTCGACTGCTCGAGGCGCTTCGGGACGGCGAACTCTGTGCCTGTGAATTGCAGGTCGTCCTCGAGGCACCCCAGTCGACGGTCGCAACGCACCTTCGAACGCTTCGGGAAGTCGGACTCGTCAAGACTCGCAAGAAAGGCAAGTGGACGTACTACCGAGTCGCCGATACGGCGGTCTTCGAACTCCTCGATATTGCGGCCGCCGTTGATGTCCCGACCGATGCCTAA
- the arsM gene encoding arsenite methyltransferase codes for MTDSSTNDDSTDRRASVRETYGTLAEVGESCCETDSPDDHSCSTASENEMAGDERANANPVADASRSLALGYDGDDLEEVPDGSNLGLGCGNPVAVAALEAGESVLDLGSGGGFDCFLAAQEVGPEGQVIGVDMTPEMIDRARENARESEFDHVEFRLGEIEHLPVANETIDVILSNCVVNLSSAKPQVFREAFRVLRPGGKLAISDLVATEPLPPAVRDDPEKIDACVGGAATIDELERWLAAAGFVDGSITVDGEWTEDLPIVSARINARKPA; via the coding sequence ATGACAGACTCATCCACGAACGACGACTCGACGGATCGACGTGCAAGTGTCCGCGAAACATACGGCACCCTCGCGGAAGTTGGCGAGAGTTGCTGTGAGACTGACTCACCAGACGATCACTCGTGTTCGACGGCATCCGAAAACGAGATGGCCGGAGACGAACGTGCAAACGCGAACCCCGTTGCCGACGCATCTCGATCTCTGGCACTCGGTTACGACGGCGACGATCTTGAGGAGGTACCCGACGGGTCGAACCTTGGACTCGGCTGTGGTAACCCGGTCGCAGTGGCTGCGCTCGAGGCGGGTGAGTCCGTCCTCGACCTCGGTTCTGGTGGCGGGTTCGACTGCTTCCTCGCGGCACAGGAAGTCGGTCCCGAGGGGCAGGTAATCGGCGTCGACATGACGCCCGAAATGATTGATCGAGCCCGCGAGAACGCTCGAGAGAGCGAGTTTGACCACGTTGAGTTTCGCCTCGGTGAGATTGAACACCTGCCGGTGGCCAACGAGACTATCGACGTCATCCTCTCGAACTGCGTTGTCAACCTCTCATCGGCGAAGCCGCAGGTATTCAGAGAGGCCTTCAGAGTCCTCCGTCCTGGCGGGAAGCTGGCGATTTCTGACCTCGTTGCAACCGAGCCGTTGCCCCCAGCGGTTCGAGACGACCCCGAGAAAATCGACGCCTGCGTTGGCGGCGCAGCAACAATTGATGAACTCGAACGCTGGCTCGCAGCCGCCGGATTCGTCGACGGTTCGATTACTGTCGACGGCGAGTGGACCGAGGACTTGCCGATTGTCTCTGCGCGTATCAACGCCAGAAAACCAGCCTGA
- a CDS encoding DUF7384 family protein — protein MAERDIEQPNPARVVADAAVLAEDLFVDGDARAALDHVRRHDWVELVASDHLLERTEQLVATLADEDLAAAHRERLEAERVAVEHPPEDHPALASAYRGEAAHLLSDDEHLNSAKAGLSMQPRLSVSVRPPDAFTLLFDPESLYEAVEGGAYPGPDRDPRA, from the coding sequence ATGGCTGAGCGAGACATAGAGCAGCCGAATCCCGCCCGTGTGGTCGCCGACGCAGCGGTGCTCGCCGAAGACCTGTTCGTCGACGGTGACGCCCGCGCGGCACTCGATCACGTCCGCCGGCACGACTGGGTTGAACTCGTCGCGAGCGATCACCTCCTCGAGCGCACGGAACAACTCGTGGCAACGCTCGCGGACGAAGACCTCGCGGCCGCACATCGGGAGCGACTCGAGGCCGAGCGCGTCGCGGTCGAGCACCCGCCGGAAGATCACCCGGCGCTGGCGTCGGCCTACCGCGGCGAGGCGGCGCACCTGCTCAGTGACGACGAACACCTGAATTCGGCGAAAGCGGGACTGTCGATGCAGCCTCGGCTTTCGGTGAGCGTCCGCCCGCCGGATGCGTTCACGCTGCTGTTCGATCCGGAGAGTCTGTACGAGGCGGTCGAAGGCGGCGCGTATCCGGGGCCGGACCGCGATCCACGAGCGTAA